The genome window CAGTACGACGAGGTGCTCAGTGCCCACCATCTGACTCTGGCGGATAATGTCGTGCGCACCTGGTTTTTTGCCCAAAACGTCGATGCCAATTACGCGGGACTCGTCGAGGCCCGGAACGAGGTTTTTAATGAGTGTGGGCTGACACCAAAGACCCACTACATTGCCAGCACCGGTATCGAGGGCGGCTCTTCCGAGGTGTCCGCGCGTACCATGATGGACGCCTACGCCATCCGGGGTGTGAAACCAGAGCAGATTACCCACCTGCACGCACAGGATTACCTGAGCCCCACCCATATCTACGGGGTGGCTTTCGAGCGCGGCACCAGCATCGCCTACCGCGACCGCAAACATATCTTTATCTCAGGAACCGCCAGCATCGATTCCCATGGCGAGATCCTCTATCCGGGTGATGTTTTCCATCAGCTCGACCGCACCCTGATCAACATCGAGGCATTGCTCAACGAGGCCGGTGCCACCATGGCCGACATGCAGGTGATGCTCGTCTACCTCCGCGACCCCAACGACCACGCACCCATCCTGGTCGAACTCAACAAACGCTTTCCTGACACGCCCTTTGAAGTCGTCACCGCCCCCGTCTGCCGCCCCGGCTGGCTGATAGAAATCGAAGGCCTCGCCGTGGTCGCGAATGATGCCCCGGAACTACCGGCCTTTTAAGGTAGGACAGCTTTGCAAGCTGTCGGCAACCCAAGTACACATCCTGCCGACAGCTTGCAAAGCTGTCCTACTCTCCCAAGGTGTCAACCGTCTACCTCTCCACTTCTTCAAGATGCACTGTGTTTATCTGTAAGTCACTCAAGGTGTTCAGAACCGCTCTGAAATCCAGGTCGTTGGCATTGGGTGTCACCCTAAGCTTGACTTCTGGCACTGCGGCACCAGCACGAGCGACAGCGACATAACCTTCCAGGCGGTTTTTAAGTTCATACTTGTTGGACATGAATTCTTCGGCTTCTTCCTCATTGATGGAGATTTTGCTCCCCACTTGCACGGTCATTGGCATGAGAAGGCGATCTTTATCCCTTTTCCATGGCTTTACCGTTAGAATCTGATTGTGTTTCAGCTTAACCCGGCATGTAGGCTTTTTCTTCAGAACAGCTCGCACGTCGGCAAGTAAGGAGTCTTCGGTGAAATGGTATGCATCAGCCTTCTTGAGTTCAGCTTCATCAACTTTGATCTCACTGATGGTGCTGCGCCAGTCTCGGTCGGGATCGTATTTGATGGAAAAGGTGAATTTGGCTGAATACTCAATTTCTCCTTTGATGCTCAGGGTGTCTTTTTTTGACATCGGGATCCATCTGCCGATGTCTAGGTATTCTATTACACCATGCTCTGCGACAGTCTTGATCAAAGCCGGGCTTAAATCCGCAGATGCAAGCACCTTGTCGTTGTGGAAAATCTCAAGGGTGCCAGATAGGGTGGGATAGAGGAGAAATAGGACACGCTTGTTTTCCTCGTCAGCGAGGATGCCGATCCATGCATGACGGTTGAAATGGTAACAACGAGAAACTAGCCCAGGGTATGACTCATCAATTGCCTTACGCATTTCGTGTTCCTCACACCAGATGCTGTTTGGGAAAACCGGCAGGGCTGCCGAGACGTTTGTCGACCCGATGAGGCAAAATCCCAGAGCGCAAAGTAGAATATGAAGTTTCATAACGTACTGGCTGAACGATACGCTATCAGTACGCTTTTGTAGATGATAATATCCCCCCTGTTTTGTAATCGCACACTCAGAGTAGGACAGCTTTGCAAGCTGTCGGCAGGATATGTGCCTAGGTTGCCGACAGCTTGCAAAGCTGTCCTACGTTGAATGCCCGTGCTCCGCGCATGAGTGGCACTTGACCCAGGTGCTGGTGCCATCGGTGTAATGTTCCTTTTTCCAGATGGGGACGGTGGATTTGATCGAGTCGATGATGGCGCGGCAGGCGGCGAAGGCGGCGTCGCGGTGGGCGGCGGAGACGGCGATGCAGATGGCAATCTCACCGATCTCAAGGTGGCCGGTGCGGTGTTCGCAACGGGCGGCGACGACGTCATGGTTTTTACAGATTTCCGCCACAATCCGATTGCCCTCTTTCTCCGCAAGCGCAGGAAAAGCTTCGTATTCCAACGAGGTGACGTCGCGGCCCTGGTGGTGGTTTCTCACCCAGCCCTCGAAGCTGGCGAATCCTCCTGCAGAAGGGTCGCGAACCGCGTCACAAAGCGCACGAGGATCAATCGGCTTATCAGTTAATTTAAACATGTCATCTAATTCTACACTCACTATTCAAAATTCACCATTCTTCAGCCGCCTGCGACGGGGGGGATGAAGACGATTTCCTCGCCGTTGGTTAGGGGGTGGGTCCAGTCGGCGAAATCACCATTCACAGCAACCATCATGCCTTTGCGTTTGAGCGGGATACTGTGTTTGGCGCGGATTTCCTCGAAGAGTCCGGCGGGGGTTTCGGAGTCGGTTTCGAGCGTTTCGCTGGTGGTTCCGGTAAGCTCGCGGAGCTGGGCGAAGTAGGTGACGGTGATGGTTTTCACAGTGGTGGCTTGGTTGATCCGGGCGCGGACCTCGAGTAAATCCGCTTCGGTATTGGTATTGGCAAGCGTCCAGAAACCAGGTGACGGCAGGGCGTTACCGTTGAGATTTTTGAGAACCGAGCGCGGGCAGCGTTTTCCATCGTCGACTGCTGTTCGGACGATGGCAGCTGACGAAGGCTCCCAGATGGCACAGAGTGGTTCGGGGAAACCATCGGTGGCGCTGGTGAAGTAGGTGGCTTGCAAAGAGGTATCCCGGCCATCAGCCAGCGTCTTGAGATGTTTTTCTTCTAACAGAGGTAAATCGCAAGCCAGCACCAGCCAGGTGGCGTCCGGGTAGGCTTGTTGGGCGGAGGCAATGGCACCGAGTGGGCCAATGGGCCCGAAGGCATCGACGATGGTGTTTCCCTCCCCCGTGTCCTCGCGCATGGAGATGAAGACGCGGTCACAGACCGAACCTAACAATTTCACTCCCCGGTCACGTTGACTCATGCCGTCACGCAGCACGAGTTCGGATTTATCCGATCCCATGCGGGTGGATTTTCCACCGACCAGCAGCAGACCGTTTATACAATGATTCATTCTGCAATCTGAAGTTATGTATTCCGAAAGTCCCCGCTCTTCCCGCCTGTTTTAGTCAGCAGCCTTGTCTCGCGGATGACCATGGCTTTGTTCACGGCCTTACACATGTCGTAGATGGTGAGTGCGGCCCCAGACGCTCCGGCGAGGGCCTCCATTTCGATGCCCGTTTTCCCCGTGGTGACACAGGTGCAGGTGATGGTGATCTCGGTGTCGGAGGTCGGCTCGATGGTGAACTTGGCACTGTCTAACGGCAGGGGGTGGCAGAAGGGAATGAGGTCGGATGTTTTTTTACACGCCATGGTGCCCGCAATGATGGCAGTGTGGAAAACGGGCCCTTTTTTGCTTTTGATATCACCGTCCTGAATATGAGCCATCACCTCGGTACCGACATCGATGATGCTTTGCGCGGTAGCGGTGCGGCGGGTCGTATCTTTCGCGGATACGTCAACCATACCAGGTTGGTTGTTTTGATCGATGTGAGTGAGTTTGTTCATTTTTTTGACAGAATTTACAAAATTAACAGAATTGTTGCTTAGGTTGTCGGCAAGTTGCAAACTTGCCCTACTTTGGTTTTTGGAGTTTGGTATTTGAAACTTAGATCTTAAACCCAAGGGTAGAACCGGGCGGCTTCGTTGAGAAGTTCTTTTCTTGCCAATGTGCCGGGGATTTCAGCGATGCCGTCAGTCCCTGCAAGGCTTAGGAAATTTCCTGAGTTAGAGGGTGGGAGAAGTTGGATGCGACCATCGGCGACACGGCAAGCTGTCAGGCCAGTGAAGTGTGGCGGGCAGTTGAAGCTGCCGGTTGCGGGCAGTGTTTGCGGACTAGGCCGATTGCCGCTGATCATCCCGGTGAGTGCCGGCAGCAGGTAACGCGCTGTGCATGCCATCACGGAAACAGGATTGCCAGGCAGGGCGAATATTGCCCGCTTGCACACCTTCCCGCCTGGGGCGGCACCGTCGTCCGCTCCATCGGGGCTGTCGTGACCGGGGGTGAATGTCCAGAATGCCATCGGTTTCCCCGGACGCTGGGCGATACCATGGAAGTGTGGCTCCCCGAGGAGTTGATGGAGAACCGGGGCCACGTAATCGTATTTCCCCCTCGAAACACCACCGGTCAGCAGAATGATGTCGTAATGGCTTTGCAGGGCGTCGGCAATGGCTGCATGCAATTCCTCTGGGTCATCGGCAACGTGAGTATCCTCCACGGTGCCGAGTTTCTTCGCGGTGATGGCGGCATGCAGGGCAGTGGCATGGCTGCGTCTGATCTGGTGGGGCAGGGGGCTGTCCCCGGGAGCAACAACCTCATCGCCGGTGGTGATGACAAGGATGCGTGGTAAGCTGGAAACTTGCAGGGTGGTGGCACCAACTGAGGCGGCAATCGTCAGCTCGTTGGCGTTGAGGAGTTGGCCGCTGCCCAGCAATACCTGCCCCCTTCCGGTATCACTTCCCTCCTTGTGGATGTGCTGGCCCGGGGCAGGGCGTGCGTCAGCGGAGATCCGGGATTTACCCTCGGAGAGTTCGATGTCCTCCACGGGGATGACGCAATCACAGCCATTGGGTAAAACACAGCCCGTCATGACTTCGATGCAGGTCCTGGGATCAGCCAGACCGATTGCCGCTGCCCCGGCTGCCTGGGTGGCTGCGATGGGAAAGCTTCTGTTTCCTGCCTGATAGGATGCAAAATCGATCGCGATACCATCCATCATGACACGGTCAAACGGTGGCAGCGGTCGGTCGGCGACGATTTCCTGACGTAGATACCGACCCTGGGCCTGCGCGAGCGGCACCGACTCGATGGCAGCTTTACAAAGGTGGCTGCGGATGATGGCATCCGCCTCGTCTACGGTGATGAGTGCTGGCATGGGATGGGTCGATGGTCGTGCCGACCATGTGGCACCTGCGGGAAAGGCTATTTGTTTTTCCCCTGCAATGCTCCGGTCTGCCCCGTGAAGATGGGGATGGCGACCTTGAGTAGCAAGGTATAAACGATTAATCCCGCCGCCCAGATGCCGGCGGAGACCTTCCACTCAATCGCACTCGGGATGTACTCGACCCACTCGTGAAGGGTGGATGGGATGAACCCTGGGATGATCAGGCCCATGCCTTTTTCGATCCAGATACCGACAAATACGAGAACACAGGCGACGTCGAGCGTCTTCATGTGCAAGTGGATCTTGGGTCGCATCAACAGCACCGCAGCCACGACGATGGCGATGGTTGAGGTCCAGATCCATGGTTGCAGGGCATTCAGTCCGTGTTCGCCAAAGTAGAGGTAATGCGCGGCGGTGGCGTGGCTACCCCCGGTGTAGAACTCGGTAAAGAGCTCGGAGATGAGCATGACCAGGTTGATGAGAATCGTGATGCGCATGATCCCGACCAGCGTGCGGATCGAGCCCTCGCCGATCTTCATCTTGGTCATTCGACGGATGATTTGAAGCACCACGACGATGAAGGCCGGGCCGGCGACGAAGGCGGAGGTGAGGAAACGCGGGGCGAGCAGCGCGGTGTTCCAGAACGGGCGTCCGCCGAGGCCGCAGTAAAGGAAGGCGGTGACGGTGTGGATCGAGATCGCCCAGGCGATGCTGAGAAACACGAAGGGAACGTACCAACGCTTGTCGGGCTTCTCGCCGAGGAAACGCTTGTAGAGCAGGTAACCGCAGATGTGCAGGTTGAGCAGCAGGTAGCCGTTGAGCAC of Akkermansiaceae bacterium contains these proteins:
- the moaC gene encoding cyclic pyranopterin monophosphate synthase MoaC, which produces MNKLTHIDQNNQPGMVDVSAKDTTRRTATAQSIIDVGTEVMAHIQDGDIKSKKGPVFHTAIIAGTMACKKTSDLIPFCHPLPLDSAKFTIEPTSDTEITITCTCVTTGKTGIEMEALAGASGAALTIYDMCKAVNKAMVIRETRLLTKTGGKSGDFRNT
- a CDS encoding translation initiation inhibitor, yielding MLQEIDHSMPATDVVPAKTSQPQDLPVAVSCSRFPGADGVEELQWMIRPTRYASFETQLEWVRLAYEKAVEDAGMTMNTAVWRRFLCSDLLNQTGILQSQPFAVPDDQPNKCAVSWVCQPPVAPSKVTLWAQHVFDPSGSLQKTKSGKTLSLNRGELTHYWTTGVTTPDVEGAYDQTLGIFGQYDEVLSAHHLTLADNVVRTWFFAQNVDANYAGLVEARNEVFNECGLTPKTHYIASTGIEGGSSEVSARTMMDAYAIRGVKPEQITHLHAQDYLSPTHIYGVAFERGTSIAYRDRKHIFISGTASIDSHGEILYPGDVFHQLDRTLINIEALLNEAGATMADMQVMLVYLRDPNDHAPILVELNKRFPDTPFEVVTAPVCRPGWLIEIEGLAVVANDAPELPAF
- a CDS encoding NTP transferase domain-containing protein — its product is MNHCINGLLLVGGKSTRMGSDKSELVLRDGMSQRDRGVKLLGSVCDRVFISMREDTGEGNTIVDAFGPIGPLGAIASAQQAYPDATWLVLACDLPLLEEKHLKTLADGRDTSLQATYFTSATDGFPEPLCAIWEPSSAAIVRTAVDDGKRCPRSVLKNLNGNALPSPGFWTLANTNTEADLLEVRARINQATTVKTITVTYFAQLRELTGTTSETLETDSETPAGLFEEIRAKHSIPLKRKGMMVAVNGDFADWTHPLTNGEEIVFIPPVAGG
- a CDS encoding molybdenum cofactor biosynthesis protein MoaE, which produces MFKLTDKPIDPRALCDAVRDPSAGGFASFEGWVRNHHQGRDVTSLEYEAFPALAEKEGNRIVAEICKNHDVVAARCEHRTGHLEIGEIAICIAVSAAHRDAAFAACRAIIDSIKSTVPIWKKEHYTDGTSTWVKCHSCAEHGHST
- a CDS encoding molybdopterin molybdotransferase MoeA, which encodes MPALITVDEADAIIRSHLCKAAIESVPLAQAQGRYLRQEIVADRPLPPFDRVMMDGIAIDFASYQAGNRSFPIAATQAAGAAAIGLADPRTCIEVMTGCVLPNGCDCVIPVEDIELSEGKSRISADARPAPGQHIHKEGSDTGRGQVLLGSGQLLNANELTIAASVGATTLQVSSLPRILVITTGDEVVAPGDSPLPHQIRRSHATALHAAITAKKLGTVEDTHVADDPEELHAAIADALQSHYDIILLTGGVSRGKYDYVAPVLHQLLGEPHFHGIAQRPGKPMAFWTFTPGHDSPDGADDGAAPGGKVCKRAIFALPGNPVSVMACTARYLLPALTGMISGNRPSPQTLPATGSFNCPPHFTGLTACRVADGRIQLLPPSNSGNFLSLAGTDGIAEIPGTLARKELLNEAARFYPWV
- the nrfD gene encoding polysulfide reductase NrfD, with amino-acid sequence MTPPDATTADAPHHDARFHATSYLKFLRLAFRLATEGSWLFYAWMFVLTCIALVGTHAWAVQVRDGMAVTAMTDHVSWGLYIANFTFIVGLAAGGVMMVIPAYIYHDRDMHDTVIIGELLAIASIVMCLLFVVVDLGRPDRFWHILPFVGKFNWPISMLTWDVIVLNGYLLLNLHICGYLLYKRFLGEKPDKRWYVPFVFLSIAWAISIHTVTAFLYCGLGGRPFWNTALLAPRFLTSAFVAGPAFIVVVLQIIRRMTKMKIGEGSIRTLVGIMRITILINLVMLISELFTEFYTGGSHATAAHYLYFGEHGLNALQPWIWTSTIAIVVAAVLLMRPKIHLHMKTLDVACVLVFVGIWIEKGMGLIIPGFIPSTLHEWVEYIPSAIEWKVSAGIWAAGLIVYTLLLKVAIPIFTGQTGALQGKNK